The following proteins are co-located in the Triticum aestivum cultivar Chinese Spring chromosome 1A, IWGSC CS RefSeq v2.1, whole genome shotgun sequence genome:
- the LOC123048741 gene encoding 21 kDa protein has product MARTVGCLWLLLSCWCGLAAAARPAAPSAAAGVGGGNNASFVKAWCAGTEYPALCDATLSPYAAAVGDSPARLACAALNVTLAGARNATAAMRGMAAARRLPTVAAEAAGDCVSMLGDAVGMLRQSVEAMAQVGAEAEQGHPQERTVRFQVDSVRTWASAALTDGDMCMEGFRGEAAGGGGVREAVRGHVAGLLHLTANALCIVGAMANQTAPP; this is encoded by the coding sequence ATGGCGCGCACCGTTGGCTGCCTGTGGCTGCTCCTCTCGTGCTGGTGCGGCCTCGCCGCCGCGGCGCGGCCGGCGGCGCCGTCGGCCGCCGCGGGCGTGGGCGGCGGCAACAACGCGAGCTTCGTCAAGGCGTGGTGCGCGGGGACGGAGTACCCGGCGCTGTGCGACGCGACGCTCTCGCCGTACGCGGCCGCGGTGGGGGACAGCCCGGCGCGGCTGGCGTGCGCCGCGCTGAACGTGACGCTCGCCGGCGCGAGGAACGCGACGGCGGCCATGAGGGGCATGGCGGCGGCCAGGCGCCTGCCGAccgtggcggcggaggcggcgggggacTGCGTGAGCATGCTCGGGGACGCCGTCGGCATGCTGAGGCAGTCGGTGGAGGCCATGGCGCAGGTCGGGGCGGAGGCGGAGCAGGGCCACCCGCAGGAGAGGACGGTGAGGTTCCAGGTGGACAGCGTGCGGACGTGGGCCAGCGCGGCCCTCACCGACGGCGACATGTGCATGGAAGGGTTCCGGGGagaggccgccggcggcggcggcgtcagggAGGCCGTGCGCGGCCACGTCGCGGGCCTCCTGCACCTCACGGCCAACGCGCTTTGCATCGTCGGCGCCATGGCCAACCAAACGGCGCCGCCATAG